A region from the Desulfomarina profundi genome encodes:
- the atpD gene encoding F0F1 ATP synthase subunit beta: protein MSEQRTGKIIQVIGPVVDVEFEPGNLPEIMNACMVSNPGIDDTPDNLVIEVAQHLGDNVCRCIAMDQTDGLTRGMEVRDSGLPITIPVGEASLGRIMNVVGRPVDGLGDISSEKTMPIHREAPAFTEQDTEVRVLETGIKVIDLLVPFPLGGKMGLFGGAGCGKTVIMMEMVNNIAMHHGGISVFCGVGERTREGNDLYNEMKESGVLPKAALVYGQMTEPPGARARVALTGLTAAEYFRDEEGQDVLFFVDNIFRFTQAGSEVSALLGRIPSAVGYQPTLATDLGALQERITSTTKGSITAVQCVYVPADDLTDPAPATTFAHLDGTVVLSRQISELGIYPAVDPLDSTSRILDPNVIGEEHYQTARGVQVTLQKYKDLQDIIAILGMDELSEEDQVVVARARKIQRFLSQPFTVAEVFTGIPGKFVKVADTVQGFKEILDGKHDDLNENSFYMVGTIDEAVAKDAQSNE from the coding sequence ATGAGTGAACAAAGAACTGGAAAAATTATACAGGTTATCGGACCTGTAGTAGACGTTGAATTTGAGCCCGGTAATCTGCCGGAAATCATGAATGCCTGTATGGTCAGTAATCCCGGTATTGATGATACTCCTGACAACCTGGTTATTGAGGTTGCCCAGCATCTTGGGGACAATGTATGTCGTTGCATCGCCATGGACCAGACCGATGGTCTGACCCGTGGAATGGAAGTCAGAGATTCCGGTCTGCCGATCACAATACCGGTCGGAGAGGCGTCTCTTGGCAGGATTATGAACGTGGTTGGTCGTCCTGTTGATGGTCTGGGTGATATATCATCCGAAAAAACCATGCCCATTCACAGGGAAGCTCCTGCATTTACCGAGCAGGACACTGAGGTGCGGGTTCTTGAGACTGGTATCAAGGTTATTGACCTGCTGGTTCCCTTTCCGCTTGGTGGTAAGATGGGACTCTTTGGCGGTGCCGGTTGTGGTAAAACCGTTATCATGATGGAGATGGTAAATAATATCGCCATGCATCATGGTGGTATTTCTGTTTTCTGTGGGGTTGGTGAGAGAACACGTGAAGGAAACGATTTGTATAACGAGATGAAGGAATCCGGTGTTCTGCCGAAGGCCGCACTGGTATACGGTCAGATGACGGAACCTCCGGGAGCGCGTGCCCGTGTCGCTCTGACAGGGCTGACTGCTGCTGAATATTTCCGTGATGAAGAAGGCCAGGACGTGCTCTTTTTCGTAGATAATATCTTCAGGTTTACCCAGGCTGGTTCAGAGGTTTCTGCTCTGCTTGGTCGTATTCCTTCAGCGGTTGGGTATCAGCCAACGCTGGCTACGGACCTCGGTGCACTGCAGGAACGAATTACTTCCACGACCAAAGGGTCCATTACTGCCGTACAATGTGTTTACGTCCCGGCTGATGACTTGACGGATCCGGCCCCGGCGACGACATTTGCTCACCTTGACGGTACGGTTGTTCTTTCCCGTCAGATTTCGGAACTTGGTATTTATCCGGCGGTTGACCCGCTTGACTCCACATCCAGAATTCTTGATCCCAATGTTATAGGGGAAGAGCATTACCAGACAGCACGTGGTGTTCAGGTTACCCTGCAGAAATATAAGGATCTTCAGGATATTATTGCCATTCTTGGTATGGACGAGCTCTCGGAAGAGGATCAGGTGGTTGTTGCCAGAGCCCGTAAGATCCAGAGATTCCTGTCCCAGCCATTTACCGTAGCAGAGGTTTTCACGGGTATACCTGGAAAATTTGTTAAGGTTGCCGATACTGTTCAGGGATTTAAGGAAATTCTTGACGGCAAGCACGATGATCTTAATGAAAACTCATTCTATATGGTAGGTACTATTGATGAGGCTGTTGCCAAAGACGCTCAGTCCAACGAATAA
- a CDS encoding F0F1 ATP synthase subunit epsilon: MAQQIRLEVVTPDGAKVNEDVDIVNAPGFGGDFGVLANHAPFLSTIKIGTLTYENGKERKSLMVSGGFCEVSNNKATFLVESAEFGEEIDVERAMRAKERAEKRLADDGRDIEDFNRRRAEVALQRAVNRLKVAKSL, encoded by the coding sequence ATGGCACAACAGATAAGATTGGAAGTCGTAACCCCGGATGGAGCAAAGGTCAACGAGGATGTTGATATTGTTAATGCTCCTGGATTTGGAGGTGACTTCGGAGTTCTGGCGAATCATGCGCCTTTTCTGTCGACTATCAAAATTGGTACTCTTACCTATGAGAATGGCAAGGAAAGAAAATCCCTCATGGTAAGTGGGGGATTTTGTGAGGTGTCTAATAACAAGGCTACCTTCCTTGTAGAGAGTGCCGAATTTGGCGAAGAGATTGATGTCGAAAGGGCAATGCGCGCAAAGGAAAGGGCAGAGAAGCGACTTGCTGACGATGGTCGAGATATTGAAGATTTTAACAGAAGACGGGCAGAAGTTGCCCTGCAAAGAGCTGTAAATCGTTTGAAAGTTGCAAAAAGTTTGTAA
- a CDS encoding N-acetylmuramoyl-L-alanine amidase, whose product MYERFSKGIDLEESISYYKDTSRLFSQHRLADDALYALGNIFLKKKNDPKKAAYYLGKIVTDYPNGDMHPEAANMLKLLSKDFAIPLPKIMVTSSRLNNLKYVLPVKYWSSDNYTRVVIMASGPVTYKDVLLEAVDDKPRRLYLDFQQSYIEPQYRAPVPIEDGLLRRIRTGQFTTDTVRVVLDIESIGSYKIFSLPDPFRVVIDVRGETQKSEQQVAGIQAKTEKNIIIQEQNDNKDPDIVILRDNKKIAFKPKKTNEPGQKATVTVTSSMSPFSLAQQLGLGVRKIVLDPGHGGKDPGAIANGLKEKDIVLDIAKRLVPILQRDLGCEVILTRSDDTFIPLEERTAIANTQGADLFISLHINAHPSPKVRGVETYYLNLSTNAEAMRVAARENATSTHQMSDLQDILSDILQNSKINESSRLAQQVHQSILSQAQPNGHQYERIKNLGVKQAPFYVLIGAQMPAILLEVAFISNKKDAENLQNPKFIDMITREISTGIKSYVNATSAQLRLGSLTE is encoded by the coding sequence ATGTATGAAAGATTTTCCAAAGGGATAGACCTTGAAGAATCCATATCCTACTATAAAGATACATCAAGACTCTTTTCCCAGCACAGACTTGCTGATGATGCACTCTACGCTCTTGGCAACATCTTTCTCAAGAAGAAAAATGATCCAAAAAAAGCGGCCTATTATCTGGGAAAAATTGTAACAGATTATCCTAACGGCGACATGCACCCCGAAGCGGCCAACATGCTGAAACTGCTGTCTAAGGATTTTGCCATTCCTCTGCCGAAAATCATGGTAACCTCCTCGAGGCTTAACAATCTTAAATATGTCCTCCCCGTCAAATACTGGTCCTCTGATAACTATACAAGAGTTGTTATCATGGCATCCGGCCCGGTCACCTATAAAGATGTCCTACTCGAAGCCGTTGATGATAAACCCCGACGCCTCTATCTAGATTTTCAGCAGAGCTATATCGAACCCCAGTATCGTGCACCTGTTCCAATCGAAGACGGACTGCTGCGGCGAATACGAACAGGTCAGTTCACAACTGACACCGTCAGGGTTGTACTGGATATTGAATCTATCGGCAGCTATAAGATCTTCAGCCTTCCTGACCCGTTCCGGGTTGTTATTGATGTCCGTGGAGAAACTCAAAAAAGTGAACAGCAGGTCGCCGGAATTCAAGCAAAAACAGAAAAGAACATAATTATACAAGAACAGAATGATAATAAAGACCCTGATATTGTAATCCTGCGTGACAATAAAAAAATTGCCTTTAAACCAAAAAAGACCAATGAGCCAGGACAAAAAGCAACTGTAACAGTCACTTCCTCCATGTCACCATTTTCTCTCGCCCAGCAGCTCGGCCTTGGTGTCAGGAAAATTGTTCTGGACCCAGGGCATGGCGGAAAAGATCCCGGAGCAATTGCCAACGGTTTGAAGGAAAAAGATATTGTCCTTGATATCGCCAAAAGGCTCGTTCCCATCCTGCAGAGAGATCTTGGTTGTGAAGTCATACTTACACGCTCGGATGACACTTTTATTCCCCTGGAAGAACGTACAGCTATCGCTAATACCCAGGGAGCTGATCTCTTTATCTCCCTGCATATAAATGCTCATCCTTCCCCGAAGGTGCGAGGAGTCGAAACCTACTACCTCAATCTCAGCACCAATGCTGAAGCCATGCGCGTTGCAGCCAGAGAAAATGCCACCTCGACTCACCAGATGAGTGACCTACAGGACATCCTGTCGGATATTCTGCAAAACTCCAAAATAAACGAATCATCCCGTCTGGCCCAGCAGGTACACCAGTCAATTCTCAGCCAAGCCCAACCAAACGGCCATCAGTATGAGAGGATCAAAAACCTCGGGGTAAAACAGGCTCCTTTTTATGTTTTAATCGGCGCGCAGATGCCAGCTATCCTGCTTGAAGTCGCTTTTATAAGCAACAAAAAAGATGCGGAAAACCTACAGAATCCAAAATTCATTGATATGATCACCCGGGAAATTTCAACAGGTATCAAATCGTATGTCAATGCCACTTCCGCCCAGCTCCGCCTGGGTTCACTGACTGAATAA
- the mutS gene encoding DNA mismatch repair protein MutS, with the protein MKTVTNKAKLTPMLRQYLEIKEQHRDTILFYRMGDFYEMFFDDAIEASKILGITLTSRNKKSDTVQVPMCGIPYHALQTYLAKLVRKGRRIAICEQVEDPAQAKGIVKREVVRIISPGIISDNQLLDDKSNNYICSIVAKTSGETIHYGLGFLDVSTGEFLVGEFRESGYGDVIDQISRLTPTEILINIKNKEDIESLMQSIETQFPSICITEREPDLYQFSSSRELLLEHFGTVTLDGFGCGHFTVAVIAAGTLLDYVRETQKTSVDHIEKLTPLDTETILQIDDSSRRNLELTQTIIGGERQGSLLSVIDQTCTPMGARLMKNNLLFPLQDVQRINNRLDSVTFFFKNSGLRKKVRDLLDQVYDLERLNSRMILGTGNARDLMAMKHSLARLPELHTLLSQCDTTRLIELHSGFDTLKDLHDLLEKAIHPDPPVTLREGNIIREGFNEELDELISILRDGKKMILGLEAKEREATGIAKLKIGFNKVFGYYIEVSKIHADRVPQSYIRKQTLVNAERFITPELKEFENKVIGAQDRRVELEYQLFCTIREHFVSCSSRILATARMLAQIDFLAANAETAQIFNYRRPKVNRGDSIEVIEGRHPVIERSLGSGQFVPNDITLDQTQDEVLIITGPNMAGKSTILRQTALIVLMAQMGSYVPAEKAVIGIVDRIFTRVGAMDDLRRGQSTFMVEMSETANILNNATERSLVVLDEIGRGTSTYDGLSIAWAVAEELVNKNGKGVKTLFATHYHELIALARTHERVQNFSIKVREWRNTILFLHKLTRGGTNRSYGIQVASLAGVPDHVVKRAEKILIEIEKDNLNSNTSPSTCDNSRKNRKKHPDQLSLFPPPGNHLLDFLKTVNPDEVSPKQAIDILYKIKQLAGNELS; encoded by the coding sequence ATGAAAACCGTTACAAATAAAGCAAAACTCACTCCCATGCTGAGGCAATACCTTGAGATCAAGGAGCAGCACCGGGACACTATTCTCTTCTACCGTATGGGCGATTTTTATGAAATGTTCTTCGACGATGCGATAGAAGCTTCAAAAATCCTTGGAATAACCCTGACATCGAGAAACAAAAAGAGCGATACAGTCCAGGTACCCATGTGCGGTATCCCCTATCATGCCTTGCAGACTTACCTGGCCAAGCTTGTCAGGAAAGGTCGTCGCATAGCCATATGTGAGCAGGTGGAAGATCCGGCCCAGGCAAAAGGGATCGTTAAACGCGAAGTCGTCCGTATCATTTCTCCGGGAATTATTTCTGACAATCAACTTCTGGATGATAAAAGCAATAATTATATCTGCTCCATTGTTGCAAAAACCTCCGGTGAAACAATACATTATGGCCTCGGTTTTCTTGACGTCAGCACAGGTGAGTTTCTTGTAGGTGAATTCAGGGAGAGTGGTTATGGGGATGTGATTGACCAGATTTCACGCCTGACTCCAACTGAAATTCTGATCAATATCAAGAATAAAGAAGATATTGAATCTCTCATGCAGAGTATTGAAACCCAGTTTCCATCCATCTGCATTACAGAAAGAGAACCGGATCTTTACCAGTTTTCCTCCAGCCGTGAACTGCTGCTGGAGCATTTCGGTACCGTCACTCTGGATGGCTTTGGCTGTGGTCATTTTACTGTTGCTGTTATCGCTGCCGGTACATTGCTTGATTATGTTCGCGAAACACAAAAAACCTCAGTAGACCATATAGAGAAGCTGACCCCCCTTGATACCGAAACAATCCTGCAGATAGATGACTCTTCAAGACGTAATCTGGAACTGACCCAGACAATCATTGGAGGCGAGCGCCAGGGTTCTCTGCTTTCTGTCATTGATCAGACATGCACACCCATGGGAGCCAGGCTGATGAAAAATAACCTGCTCTTTCCATTACAGGATGTTCAACGGATCAATAATCGTCTCGATTCTGTAACTTTCTTTTTCAAAAACAGTGGCCTGCGAAAAAAGGTCAGAGATCTTCTCGATCAGGTATATGATCTTGAGAGACTGAACAGCAGAATGATTCTGGGAACAGGTAACGCAAGGGATCTTATGGCCATGAAGCACTCTCTTGCACGTCTTCCTGAGCTGCACACTCTCCTCAGTCAATGCGACACCACCAGGCTTATAGAACTGCATTCAGGTTTTGATACATTGAAAGATCTTCATGATCTGCTGGAAAAGGCCATACACCCCGATCCCCCTGTCACACTTCGTGAAGGGAATATCATCCGTGAAGGTTTCAACGAAGAACTGGATGAACTGATATCGATTCTGAGAGACGGCAAAAAAATGATACTCGGCCTTGAAGCAAAAGAGCGTGAAGCCACAGGTATTGCCAAACTGAAAATCGGTTTCAACAAAGTCTTCGGTTATTATATCGAAGTGAGCAAGATTCATGCGGACCGGGTACCCCAGTCCTATATTCGCAAACAGACCCTGGTCAACGCCGAAAGATTTATTACTCCAGAGCTGAAAGAATTTGAGAACAAGGTCATTGGTGCCCAGGATCGTCGTGTAGAACTGGAATACCAACTCTTCTGTACTATCCGGGAACATTTCGTCAGTTGCAGCAGTCGTATTCTCGCAACAGCCAGAATGCTTGCACAAATTGATTTTCTTGCGGCAAACGCTGAAACCGCGCAAATCTTTAATTACCGAAGACCAAAGGTAAACCGTGGAGACAGTATAGAAGTAATTGAGGGTCGCCATCCAGTGATTGAACGATCACTGGGCTCAGGTCAATTTGTGCCCAATGATATCACCCTGGATCAGACGCAAGATGAAGTTCTCATCATTACCGGACCCAACATGGCCGGAAAATCAACTATCCTCCGACAAACTGCTCTCATTGTACTTATGGCACAGATGGGGTCTTACGTCCCCGCCGAAAAAGCTGTTATCGGTATCGTCGATCGTATTTTCACCAGGGTAGGTGCCATGGATGACCTCCGGCGAGGTCAGTCAACATTTATGGTCGAAATGAGTGAGACAGCAAATATTCTTAATAATGCCACCGAACGAAGTCTTGTCGTTCTCGATGAAATTGGAAGGGGTACTTCTACCTACGACGGTCTCTCTATTGCGTGGGCTGTTGCTGAAGAACTTGTCAATAAAAACGGCAAGGGAGTAAAAACACTTTTTGCCACTCACTACCATGAACTGATTGCCCTGGCCAGGACCCACGAACGTGTCCAGAATTTTTCCATCAAAGTCAGGGAATGGCGAAACACTATTCTTTTTCTCCACAAACTGACCCGGGGAGGCACTAATCGCAGCTACGGAATCCAGGTAGCTTCCCTTGCCGGTGTACCCGATCACGTGGTCAAACGCGCCGAAAAAATCCTCATTGAAATCGAAAAAGATAATCTGAACAGTAATACAAGTCCAAGCACTTGTGATAATTCGCGGAAAAACAGAAAAAAACACCCGGATCAACTCTCCCTTTTTCCCCCTCCTGGGAACCATCTGCTTGACTTCCTGAAAACTGTCAATCCGGACGAAGTTTCTCCAAAACAAGCTATTGATATTCTTTATAAAATAAAACAACTTGCTGGCAACGAACTTTCATGA
- a CDS encoding HIT family protein gives MKTLWTPWRMDHVTGKIQKEKGCLFEPETRYSSDKSCLLLTRTKDTIVLLNRFPYANGHLLVAPARHVPCITELTFPENAQLMEMIKQAAIILKKNLTPDGLNIGCNIGATAGAGIADHLHYHIVPRWDGDHNFMTVLGDIRTIPEHIEVTFDKLLPDFKKINTNENRYK, from the coding sequence ATGAAAACCCTGTGGACCCCTTGGCGCATGGACCATGTGACAGGCAAAATCCAAAAAGAGAAAGGATGTCTCTTTGAGCCTGAAACCAGGTATTCCAGTGATAAATCCTGCCTGCTCCTTACACGGACAAAAGATACCATCGTTCTCCTCAACCGTTTTCCCTATGCCAACGGTCATCTTCTGGTTGCCCCGGCGAGGCATGTACCCTGCATCACTGAACTGACCTTCCCTGAAAATGCTCAACTCATGGAAATGATAAAACAGGCAGCCATCATACTCAAAAAAAATCTCACGCCCGATGGCCTCAATATTGGATGTAATATTGGAGCGACTGCAGGGGCCGGTATTGCAGATCATCTGCATTATCACATAGTACCCAGATGGGATGGAGACCATAATTTCATGACGGTTCTGGGGGACATACGAACTATTCCGGAACATATTGAAGTCACCTTCGACAAACTGCTCCCTGATTTTAAAAAAATAAACACAAATGAAAACCGTTACAAATAA
- a CDS encoding metallophosphoesterase family protein, translated as MVSTTIGILSDTHLSQMTKEFKKHCAAAFNGCDSIIHAGDLTDLSIFSAFPGKTIYGVHGNMCNMAVHQYLPERQEVTIEGFSIGICHGYGPRHNIEERMLDLFPGVDCIVYGHTHQPVCHLIGKTLIINPGSFQSTGRYGAPGTYGRLIIDSNGLHGSILELPQ; from the coding sequence ATGGTATCAACAACAATTGGAATCCTTTCCGACACCCATCTTTCTCAAATGACGAAAGAATTTAAAAAACACTGTGCAGCTGCCTTCAATGGTTGCGACAGTATCATCCACGCCGGAGATCTCACTGATCTTTCGATTTTTTCCGCTTTTCCAGGAAAAACCATCTACGGTGTGCATGGCAATATGTGCAACATGGCAGTACACCAATACCTTCCTGAAAGACAAGAAGTGACAATCGAAGGGTTTTCTATTGGAATCTGCCATGGTTACGGCCCCCGTCATAATATTGAGGAAAGAATGCTTGATCTTTTTCCAGGTGTGGACTGCATCGTATATGGGCATACCCATCAACCGGTCTGTCACCTCATCGGCAAAACTCTCATCATAAATCCCGGCAGTTTTCAGTCGACCGGAAGATATGGTGCACCTGGCACATATGGTCGTTTGATCATTGACTCAAACGGTCTGCACGGGTCAATCCTTGAACTCCCGCAATAA
- the efp gene encoding elongation factor P, with the protein MYNASDLRKGLKLQIDGSPYIIIDFEFSKPGKGQALYRCKMRNMISGNQLVKTYRSNDKFEKADLEERKMQFLYSQGDEYHFMDTENYEQLFITREQLGDNVNYLVDNMELDVLFFDSKPIDASLPIFVNLEVTKADPWAKGDTSGTDTKPVTVETGYQLNVPPFVEEGDKIQIDTRTGQYVTRVKE; encoded by the coding sequence ATGTATAATGCCTCTGATTTACGAAAAGGTTTGAAGCTACAGATAGATGGAAGCCCTTATATCATAATAGATTTTGAATTTTCAAAACCCGGCAAGGGGCAGGCGTTGTACAGATGTAAAATGAGAAACATGATTTCCGGAAACCAGCTTGTGAAGACATATCGTTCCAATGATAAATTTGAAAAAGCTGACCTTGAAGAGCGGAAAATGCAGTTTCTGTACAGTCAGGGGGATGAGTATCATTTTATGGACACGGAAAATTATGAACAGCTTTTTATCACAAGGGAACAGCTTGGAGATAATGTCAATTACCTTGTTGATAACATGGAGCTCGATGTCCTCTTTTTTGATTCAAAACCAATCGATGCCAGCCTGCCAATCTTTGTCAACCTGGAAGTAACCAAAGCAGACCCCTGGGCAAAAGGTGATACATCAGGAACCGACACAAAACCTGTTACTGTGGAGACAGGCTATCAGCTCAATGTCCCACCATTTGTGGAAGAGGGTGATAAAATTCAGATTGATACGCGTACCGGCCAGTACGTGACCAGGGTAAAAGAGTAG
- the epmA gene encoding EF-P lysine aminoacylase EpmA produces MLDRTGLHQRNTLFRLLRTFFYERGFLEVDTPVRQPVLIPENTITPVGSDGWFLQTSPELCMKRLLAAGSGNIFQICPCFRKEESGRLHLEEFTLLEWYRLDADYHDLMVDCRELLRFLQTHFPVSSGIPETVLKKIDFSQDWQRLSVAEAFEQFSPISLSEALSNSRFDEVLVECVEPMLGIGTPTFLYDYPLELGTLAKKSESNPEIVERFELYIEGIEFANGFSELTDVTEQRKRFEHELELIRKFDGRVMKMPERFLADLENLGRAAGIALGVDRLYMLLSGKGHVSEAVSFHPCDF; encoded by the coding sequence ATGCTGGACCGTACCGGGTTACACCAGCGGAATACTCTGTTTCGTCTTCTCAGAACTTTTTTTTATGAACGTGGGTTTCTTGAGGTTGATACTCCTGTGCGTCAGCCTGTTTTGATACCCGAAAATACAATCACACCCGTGGGTTCGGATGGTTGGTTTCTCCAGACTTCCCCTGAGCTCTGTATGAAGAGACTGCTGGCGGCCGGCAGTGGCAACATTTTTCAGATCTGCCCCTGTTTTCGCAAAGAGGAATCAGGCAGACTGCATCTGGAAGAGTTCACTTTGCTTGAGTGGTATCGACTGGATGCAGATTATCATGATCTGATGGTTGACTGCCGGGAGTTATTGCGTTTTCTCCAGACTCATTTTCCTGTTTCTTCAGGTATCCCGGAGACTGTGCTGAAAAAGATTGATTTTTCTCAGGATTGGCAGCGTTTAAGTGTTGCGGAGGCTTTTGAGCAGTTTTCACCCATCAGCCTGTCTGAGGCTTTAAGTAACAGCCGTTTTGATGAAGTGCTGGTAGAGTGTGTAGAGCCGATGCTGGGAATCGGGACACCGACATTTCTGTATGATTATCCCCTTGAGCTGGGAACATTGGCAAAAAAGAGTGAGAGTAATCCGGAAATTGTCGAGCGTTTTGAACTCTATATTGAAGGAATTGAATTTGCTAACGGTTTTTCGGAGCTTACCGATGTGACTGAGCAGAGGAAAAGATTCGAGCATGAGTTGGAATTGATCCGGAAGTTTGATGGAAGAGTGATGAAAATGCCTGAACGTTTTCTGGCGGATCTTGAAAATCTGGGAAGAGCCGCCGGCATCGCTCTCGGTGTTGACAGGCTGTACATGTTGTTGTCAGGAAAAGGACATGTTTCTGAGGCCGTTTCATTCCATCCTTGTGATTTTTAA